From a single Halorussus limi genomic region:
- a CDS encoding peptidase: MTLLLTGYEPFGDHDRNPSGEIARKLDGETVADREVVGHVLPVEFDRASDEMEALLGDHDPEVVVATGLAAGRTGVSVERVGINVADCAGVPDNADAEPRNERIRGEGDAPAAYFATLPVVEVVSALLESGIPARVSNTAGTHLCNNILYRTRAQLEADDRGADVPMGFVHLPMTPEGAAEKAQDGEATSGGGVEPSLPLELQAEAVRRTFEVTASDRETGS, translated from the coding sequence CCCGGAAACTCGACGGCGAGACCGTCGCGGACCGCGAAGTCGTCGGACATGTCCTCCCGGTCGAGTTCGACCGCGCCAGCGACGAGATGGAGGCCCTCCTCGGCGACCACGACCCAGAGGTAGTCGTCGCCACCGGACTCGCGGCGGGGCGGACCGGAGTCAGCGTCGAGCGGGTCGGAATCAACGTCGCCGACTGTGCCGGGGTGCCGGACAACGCCGATGCCGAACCGCGGAACGAGCGCATCCGGGGAGAAGGGGACGCGCCCGCGGCGTACTTCGCCACGCTCCCCGTGGTCGAAGTCGTTTCCGCGCTCCTCGAATCGGGGATTCCGGCGCGCGTGTCGAACACCGCCGGGACCCATCTGTGTAACAACATTCTCTACCGGACGCGCGCCCAGTTGGAGGCCGACGACCGCGGCGCGGACGTGCCGATGGGGTTCGTGCACCTCCCGATGACGCCCGAAGGCGCGGCGGAGAAAGCGCAAGACGGCGAGGCGACGAGCGGCGGGGGTGTCGAACCGAGTCTACCCTTAGAACTGCAAGCCGAGGCGGTGCGGCGGACGTTCGAGGTGACGGCCAGCGACCGTGAGACGGGTTCGTAA